From the genome of Gracilinanus agilis isolate LMUSP501 chromosome 2, AgileGrace, whole genome shotgun sequence, one region includes:
- the ZC2HC1C gene encoding zinc finger C2HC domain-containing protein 1C: MAQLQLAPCPRMDIMIPFNKMQASELHSNRQTHYEQGSSTHPSRLEHLKNNFQQKLLRDKEEKLENFFIHNRQNTLTKAHSCSGSYSTESQQDSGNNQQGPGSGDFYSAGAHRHTKTDNQESILPFTKKRAGVDRAYPLKPVFHRKSLSATHIRIESGNFPHKSSESKEISSSHFGSRSRGNLSSAKTLLEPLPVVSPKKFLSNPDRTELIQIQKLEAAGESLEEEIRRQEILLKEKLKKTEEELRRIQKEKEQVEEEVKRESQKETFSRKVIASSSNISKLIFSPELESEDVFPIYTRDDETWEESQESSSSSSACSQFFNHGVQRLKKEKLVASNKIQDQISESSSPEQFSQPQQESGNSLSKSPSDSSSRLSVSSGSSSATEEPQLGECSYCGRKFLLIRLEKHTNVCSKTQGSKRKVFDSSKARAKGTELEQYLTWKSPTLAKPEPPKKSNWRQKHESFIRTLRQAREVQQVIARGGNPSDLPPMPPAENPDYIQCPHCSRHFAPKVADRHIPKCKTIKNRPPPPRKRCC; the protein is encoded by the exons ATGGCTCAACTCCAATTGGCTCCATGTCCACGTATGGACATCATGATTCCTTTTAACAAAATGCAAGCTTCAGAACTCCATTCAAATAGGCAAACCCATTATGAACAAGGCAGCTCTACCCATCCTTCTCGGCTGGAGCACCTGAAAAACAACTTCCAACAAAAGCTTctaagagacaaagaagagaagcTGGAGAATTTCTTTATTCACAACAGGCAGAACACCTTGACTAAAGCCCATAGCTGTTCTGGTTCTTATTCCACAGAAAGCCAGCAGGATTCAGGAAACAATCAGCAGGGTCCAGGAAGTGGGGATTTTTATTCAGCTGGGGCCCATAGGCATACCAAAACAGATAACCAAGAAAGCATACTGCCCTTCACAAAGAAGAGAGCTGGTGTGGATCGTGCTTATCCCCTCAAACCAGTGTTTCACCGAAAATCATTGAGTGCTACTCACATTAGGATTGAGTCAGGAAATTTTCCCCATAAATCCTCTGAATCAAAAGAAATCTCATCCAGCCACTTCGGTTCACGGAGCAGGGGGAATTTATCTTCAGCTAAGACACTACTTGAACCCCTGCCAGTAGTTTCACCAAAAAAATTCTTGTCAAATCCAGACAGAACTGAGCTAATTCAGATTCAAAAACTGGAGGCAGCAGGTGAGAGTTTAGAAGAAGAAATTCGTCGACAAGAGATTCTCCTGAAGGAAAAGTTGAAGAAGACTGAGGAAGAACTTAGAAGGATCCAAAAAGAGAAGGAACAGGTAGaggaagaagtaaaaagagaGTCACAGAAAGAGACATTTTCAAGAAAAGTCATAGCTAGCAGCAGCAACATTTCCAAACTCATCTTCTCACCAGAATTGGAGTCTGAAGATGTTTTCCCTATTTACACCAGGGATGATGAAACATGGGAAGAGTCCCAAGAGAGTTCTAGTTCATCCTCAGCATGTTCCCAATTCTTCAATCATGGAGTACAAAGGCTCAAAAAGGAAAAACTAGTGGCAAGTAACAAAATCCAAGACCAAATTTCAGAATCATCATCCCCTGAGCAGTTTTCACAACCTCAACAAGAATCTGGCAACTCTTTGTCCAAATCTCCTAGCGATAGTTCGTCTCGGCTATCGGTCTCCTCAGGTTCCAGCTCTGCAACTGAAGAACCACAGCTTGGTGAGTGCAGCTACTGTGGACGAAAGTTTCTCTTGATAAGGCTAGAGAAACACACTAATGTTTGTAGCAAGACCCAGGGTTCCAAGAGAAAAGTGTTTGATTCATCGAAGGCCCGGGCTAAGGGCACCGAACTAGAACAATACCTGACATGGAAAAGCCCAACTTTAGCCAAG cCAGAGCCACCAAAGAAGAGTAATTGGCGACAAAAACATGAATCATTCATCCGAACTCTCCGTCAGGCCCGTGAAGTGCAGCAGGTAATTGCCCGGGGTGGAAATCCCTCGGACTTGCCTCCCATGCCACCTGCAGAAAACCCCGACTACATCCAGTGCCCCCACTGCAGCCGCCACTTTGCCCCTAAGGTGGCTGACCGACACATTCCAAAATGTAAGACCATCAAGAACCGCCCTCCTCCCCCACGGAAGCGTTGCTGCTGA